One Nematostella vectensis chromosome 10, jaNemVect1.1, whole genome shotgun sequence genomic window carries:
- the LOC5510263 gene encoding matrilysin isoform X1: MKMLVFAGLLSLIASAVSEDDDQTMALKYLNQFHYISPSRSGNHDVKTALEKFQSFAGLPVTGEIDAATIAQMKMPRCGMPDVDDDGLRIRRYNLHRKWNMKHLTYHISYGQDLSRSVQDRVFAKALDYWAQVSGLSFSRTFYGQKADLKISFGPKSHGGPHDPMCTCVHPFDGPGNTLAHAFYPSDGVVHFDEDEDFTDGTSEGMNLLWVATHEFGHSLGLRHTDVQDAVMFPYYTGYEPGFDLKADDIAGIRALYGDENSGGSRDENSSGSQPCVDNYKSCPGWTAYCNNDDYVIANCRKSCGSC; encoded by the exons ATGAAGATGTTAGTATTCGCCGGGCTGCTCTCCTTGATAGCCTCTGCTGTGTCCGAAGATGACGACCAGACGATGGCCTTG AAATACTTGAACCAGTTCCACTACATCTCACCGTCAAGATCTGGAAACCACGACGTGAAGACGGCTCTGGAGAAATTCCAGTCATTTGCTGGGCTCCCTGTGACGGGGGAGATTGACGCTGCCACCATCGCCCAGATGAAGATGCCGCGATGTGGAATGCCTGATGTGGATGACGACGGACTCAGAATTCGAAG ATATAACCTTCACAGAAAGTGGAACATGAAGCATCTTACATACCATATCTCGTATGGCCAAGATCTTTCGCGTTCAGTACAGGACCGAGTCTTCGCCAAAGCTCTCGATTACTGGGCCCAAGTATCTGGACTAAGCTTTTCTCGCACATTTTACGGACAGAAGGCTGACCTCAAAATCAG CTTTGGACCCAAGTCTCACGGAGGCCCTCATGATCCCATGTGTACATGTGTTCACCCCTTTGATGGACCTGGAAATACCTTGGCCCACGCTTTCTACCCCTCTGATGGCGTCGTTCACTTTGACGAGGACGAGGATTTCACGGACGGGACCTCAGAAGGCATGAACCTGCTCTGGGTGGCGACGCACGAGTTTGGCCACTCCCTCGGTCTGCGCCACACTGATGTGCAAGATGCGGTCATGTTCCCGTACTACACGGGCTACGAGCCAGGCTTCGACTTGAAGGCTGACGATATCGCGGGAATAAGGGCTCTTTACG GAGACGAAAACTCCGGTGGCTCTC GAGACGAAAACTCCAGTGGCTCGC AACCCTGTGTTGACAACTACAAAAGCTGCCCAGGCTGGACCGCCTATTGCAACAATGACGATTACGTCATCGCCAATTGCAGGAAGAGTTGCGGGAGTTGCTGA
- the LOC5510263 gene encoding matrilysin isoform X2, producing MKMLVFAGLLSLIASAVSEDDDQTMALKYLNQFHYISPSRSGNHDVKTALEKFQSFAGLPVTGEIDAATIAQMKMPRCGMPDVDDDGLRIRRYNLHRKWNMKHLTYHISYGQDLSRSVQDRVFAKALDYWAQVSGLSFSRTFYGQKADLKISFGPKSHGGPHDPMCTCVHPFDGPGNTLAHAFYPSDGVVHFDEDEDFTDGTSEGMNLLWVATHEFGHSLGLRHTDVQDAVMFPYYTGYEPGFDLKADDIAGIRALYGDENSGGSQPCVDNYKSCPGWTAYCNNDDYVIANCRKSCGSC from the exons ATGAAGATGTTAGTATTCGCCGGGCTGCTCTCCTTGATAGCCTCTGCTGTGTCCGAAGATGACGACCAGACGATGGCCTTG AAATACTTGAACCAGTTCCACTACATCTCACCGTCAAGATCTGGAAACCACGACGTGAAGACGGCTCTGGAGAAATTCCAGTCATTTGCTGGGCTCCCTGTGACGGGGGAGATTGACGCTGCCACCATCGCCCAGATGAAGATGCCGCGATGTGGAATGCCTGATGTGGATGACGACGGACTCAGAATTCGAAG ATATAACCTTCACAGAAAGTGGAACATGAAGCATCTTACATACCATATCTCGTATGGCCAAGATCTTTCGCGTTCAGTACAGGACCGAGTCTTCGCCAAAGCTCTCGATTACTGGGCCCAAGTATCTGGACTAAGCTTTTCTCGCACATTTTACGGACAGAAGGCTGACCTCAAAATCAG CTTTGGACCCAAGTCTCACGGAGGCCCTCATGATCCCATGTGTACATGTGTTCACCCCTTTGATGGACCTGGAAATACCTTGGCCCACGCTTTCTACCCCTCTGATGGCGTCGTTCACTTTGACGAGGACGAGGATTTCACGGACGGGACCTCAGAAGGCATGAACCTGCTCTGGGTGGCGACGCACGAGTTTGGCCACTCCCTCGGTCTGCGCCACACTGATGTGCAAGATGCGGTCATGTTCCCGTACTACACGGGCTACGAGCCAGGCTTCGACTTGAAGGCTGACGATATCGCGGGAATAAGGGCTCTTTACG GAGACGAAAACTCCGGTGGCTCTC AACCCTGTGTTGACAACTACAAAAGCTGCCCAGGCTGGACCGCCTATTGCAACAATGACGATTACGTCATCGCCAATTGCAGGAAGAGTTGCGGGAGTTGCTGA
- the LOC5510265 gene encoding voltage-dependent calcium channel subunit alpha-2/delta-3 has protein sequence MAERRASIHLLTRCFSLAIFFLFFFNSVKSTEFSKQMVSEWANVVGIQTYHFTKNVTYGLDLQNRYETLNVSTIQVEWRPLLTWSKTNMEEYFHKKIDALKTIVEKAEDAYCKHKYNRDLLSVEVDYPNSKKLQPYLNDSGVSLEQSQLFKKEVTYNRSVIHIPTDVYDGSVEILNGLKWSEALNEAFTENQKNDPTLAWQYFGHDNGFMRVYPGSAWNQPNGQVDLYDARKRIWYIQGATSPKDVIIMVDASGSMRGVPMRIAKLSAMALIDTFEDNDFFNVISFNITRRVLLCNKTGKLVQATKKNKEMAKLLVEGILDGNMAIWREGVKEAFRLLKEARKNRQGSDCQQALMIFSDGTTNTLEDLYNELNPDKRVRVFTFPVGPPAESTTAMLKMARQNRGFFSRIQSIGAVRVVSESYIRVLSRPMAMAPKKNTSESVIWTSVYLDAIGLGMVVTGTLPVFYRPTVNKNCSTALKQSTDHLIGVVGTDVPLDKLNEFFLRPLVGPNAYMFGINNNGLVAFHPRLKTVYGYLANAPGVDLMDVEIPLTSSNLKQLRDAMINQTFTNTNKGPSQATLEVYDVSTDELRVSKRTFNIYHESLHKTPFSFAIATSDFGFKYSHHNVSGLMSKIEELLKASDINLEKWPYCPGTVKSDDPVQVLKAMNSSKMSSTCNSDMLTGLAVDLDATSGMNALWAANQAKYNSDNIKNIFVRTNYGVMRTYSPSGATPYVPNTVEYGRAVAENVRDQIISYYSPYYSGKKNRNSTTVRAYEKLVYSSKPVAVAGYDMDSDSFADMAFEGTKTCASGNCADVNCDRQGKSTHEGLYCYLLDENAFIVASNDKKSSGMFFGKVDNAVMELLVDHYGNETTAVFKKVVFRDYQAVTETKKGTGSSGSSLLSPLFELSSLVDWWRSKAVMFFMYFNVYNWLYSETKPFADANEDVPKNLSCVKDLTTYYTEKTTVLANGTSQCKSSSCSRSYIVASVPYSNLHLVVVDAKCGQCQDKYVSLGIPGEAPALDITNDESPCQSPLYRKRPGRCFETTNPESGYLAGRGSLHSPSIYLFGCIFLMAILLMRDST, from the exons TGGTTTAGATCTCCAAAAC cgCTATGAAACACTCAACGTGAGCACCATTCAAGTCGAATGGCGTCCGCTGCTCACCTGGAGCAAGACTAACATGGAGGAGTATTTTCACAAGAAAATAGACGCATTAAAG ACTATTGTAGAAAAAGCAGAAGACGCCTACTGCAAACATAAATATAACAGAGATCTTTTG TCAGTGGAAGTAGATTATCCAAATTCCAAGAAGCTTCAGCCATATTTGAATGACTCAGGCGTTTCGCTGGAACAGAGTCAGTTATTCAAGAAAGAAGTCACATATAACAGAAGTGTTATTCACATACCTACAGACGTTTATGATGGAT CTGTAGAGATTCTGAATGGTCTAAAGTGGAGTGAAGCTTTGAATGAAGCATTTACAGAGAACCAGAAAAATGATCCTACTCTTGCTTGGCAATACTTTGGCCATGATAATGGATTTATGCGTGTGTATCCAG GTAGTGCCTGGAACCAGCCGAATGGCCAGGTGGATTTGTATGATGCACGTAAAAGGATCTG GTACATCCAAGGTGCCACCTCTCCAAAAGATGTGATAATTATGGTTGATGCTAGCGGCAGTATGAGGGGTGTGCCTATGAGGATTGCTAAGCTATCTGCAATGGCTCTTATTGACACCTTTGAAGATAATGACTTCTTCAACGTCATTTCT TTTAACATTACCAGAAGGGTACTCCTTTGCAACAAGACTGGGAAACTTGTCCAAGCAACCAAGAAAAACAAGGAG ATGGCTAAGTTGCTTGTGGAAGGCATCCTTGATGGTAACATGGCGATATGGAGAGAAGGTGTTAAGGAGGCCTTTAGACTTCTGAAGGAGGCAAGAAAG AACCGTCAAGGTAGTGACTGCCAGCAGGCACTAATGATTTTCAGTGATGGTACAACCAACACTCTTGAGGACCTATACAATGAGCTTAATCCTGATAAGAGG GTGCGAGTTTTTACATTTCCCGTTGGACCTCCGGCAGAAAGCACAACAGCCATGTTAAAAATGGCTCGACAAAACAGAG GATTCTTCTCACGCATACAAAGCATTGGTGCTGTCAGGGTAGTGAGTGAG TCCTATATCCGTGTGCTAAGTCGACCTATGGCCATGGCGCCCAAGAAGAACACATCAGAATCAGTCATCTGGACCAGTGTCTATCTTGATGCGATT GGCCTAGGAATGGTTGTCACTGGGACGCTACCAGTTTTCTATCGACCAACTGTCAACAAGAACTGCTCG ACTGCGCTGAAACAATCTACCGATCACCTGATAGGTGTTGTGGGTACAGATGTACCACTTGACAAGCTGAATGAGTTTTTCCTTCGACCTTTG GTTGGCCCCAATGCTTACATGTTTGGTATCAACAATAATGGCCTTGTAGCTTTCCATCCAAGGCTTAAGACTGTG TATGGTTATCTTGCCAATGCTCCTGGTGTTGACCTGATGGATGTGGAGATACCACTGACTTCGTCCAACCTTAAGCAG CTTCGTGATGCTATGATCAACCAGACATTCACAAATACCAACAAAGGGCCATCCCAAGCTACGCTAGAAGTGTACGACGTGTCAACAGATGAG CTGCGAGTCTCCAAGCGTACTTTTAATATCTATCACGAGAGTCTGCACAAGACCCCTTTTAG CTTTGCTATAGCTACATCAGACTTTGGGTTCAAGTACAGTCACCACAACGTATCAGGGCTTATGA GCAAAATAGAGGAACTCCTCAAGGCATCTGATATAAACCTTGAGAAGTG GCCATACTGTCCTGGtacagtgaagtcagatgatCCTGTGCAAGTTTTAAAGGCTATGAATTCTTCCAAGATGTCAAGCACAT GTAATTCTGACATGCTGACTGGGCTTGCAGTTGACCTGGATGCTACTTCCGGTATGAACGCACTATGGGCAGCGAATCAAGCTAAATACAACAG TGACAATATCAAGAACATCTTTGTCAGGACCAACTACGGTGTAATGAGGACATATTCCCCAAG TGGAGCCACGCCCTATGTTCCAAACACGGTGGAGTATGGTAGGGCAGTGGCAGAGAATGTGAGGGACCAGATTATTTCATACTACTCGCCTTACTACTCAG GTAAGAAGAACAGGAACTCCACCACTGTCAGGGCGTACGAGAAACTGGTCTACTCTAGCAAGCCGGTGGCAG TTGCTGGCTATGACATGGACTCTGACTCATTTGCCGATATGGCATTTGAGGGAACTAAAACG TGTGCATCTGGGAACTGTGCTGATGTGAATTGTGATAGACAGGGCAAGAGTACG CACGAGGGGCTGTACTGCTATCTACTGGATGAGAATGCCTTCATTGTCGCCTCGAATGATAAAAAG TCCAGTGGTATGTTTTTTGGAAAAGTAGACAACGCTGTAATGGAACTGCTGGTTGATCACTATGGCAATGAGACAACAGCTGTTTTTAAGAA GGTCGTGTTCAGGGATTACCAGGCTGTcacagaaacaaagaaagGGACTGGCAGCAGTGGCTCGTCTTTACTGAGC CCCCTCTTCGAGTTGTCCTCTCTTGTCGACTGGTGGAGGTCAAAAGCGGTCAT GTTCTTTATGTACTTCAACGTGTACAACTGGTTGTACTCTGAGACAAAGCCCTTTGCAG ATGCCAATGAAGATGTTCCTAAGAATCTTAGCTGTGTTAAGGACCTTACTACATACTACACAGAGAAGACGACCGTCTTAGCTAACG GCACATCACAGTGCAAGTCGTCAAGTTGCTCAAG GAGTTATATTGTGGCAAGTGTACCTTACAGTAATCTCCACCTAGTTGTGGTAGACGCTAAGTGTGGACAGTGTCAGGACAAGTATGTCTCTCTCGGCATACCTGGCGAGGCCCCTGCAT TAGACATTACAAATGACGAGTCTCCTTGTCAATCACCTCTATATCGCAAGAGGCCTGGAAGATGCTTCGAGACCACCAACCCT GAAAGCGGTTATCTAGCTGGTCGAGGGAGTCTACACTCACCGTCTATTTATCTCTTTGGTTGTATCTTCTTGATGGCTATTCTACTGATGCGAGACTCGACTTGA